Within Diabrotica virgifera virgifera chromosome 7, PGI_DIABVI_V3a, the genomic segment ActataaaacaaaatgttttatagtgtttatttatcatgcaagtaatatttttttggaaatttgtttttcaattttgatttaaaattatttaaataaattaagggtcaaatttaatttagttaagtcttatataaaagattgtttcttcagctttgcagaaaaaaaatgtaaagacCTTAATAAATCACaaattaccgcagcagttaaaaaagtaaattttagtcaaaaattacccatttttaattatttaaacaatgaatcccctcatatgaatcatacaccttcttgaaaatatcttttgtttggacctaaactttgataaaaatattattccaacctgtacggaattacattttgattttattttattttattgggctattaGTCATTCTATCGATTTCTTGAgttattcttaaaaaaatatgttcCAAACTCTAGAAGGAATGGCATGCATCCTAGGGCAACAGGTATCGTtcgcaccatgtcacttttgtttcttgagatgTCCTCTAACTATTCttcaattttcataaaaatcgatgaaaGCTCGACGAATTCGGAGGTAAAACCATTCAGTGTCTGTACTGTTACTATGTAGTTTGAATGATATTTATAACCTACATAGTTTAGTTTCTGTATTAAATTTTATCTTGTATTAACATGTATCTGCTTTTAGTTGCTGTTTGGCATGTGGAGTGGTTTTCCTCAACCCAACAGCGTAAGTGCAACCCCACTACCAGTAGACTGGAATACTCTTCAAGTAGCTGGTTGTGTAGGTTGTTTTCTACCAGCCTCTACTTATGCCAAATTCAAACCCACACCCACTACACCCAGAGCGTTAGTAAGTGCAACCCCTCCACCAATAGACTGGAATACTTTTCAAGTAACTGGTTGTGTAGGTTGTTTTCTACCAGCATCTACTTATGCCACATTCAAACCAATCTCCACTACAACCAAAGTCTACTATTTTTCAGATAAGATAGGATGGTATGTATAGGTGATTCTGATGCCTGAGGAAGAGTGCTCAACTAGTAGGACacagtacagggtgtttggtagcgaatgggtcatagcttaaccttagattcatgaggttaaaataggtcgatatGAGCTAACTTACCTACTTTAGtactaaaatttataataatcgaAACatagggtgtcaaagttaaaaaaACCTCCGTTTATCAAATTTCGTGTCGTTATCCCATGACTGTCggaaaatattcaagaataaataaaataaatcttaacTTTGACACACTatatttcggttattattaataaagctcggatttataggcaacaaaaattgaagaaaaaggcgcctatataggcaaatatttttattaaaaaaggcaggaatattaacatttaggcaaaatataggcaataaaggaatataacttattatttataaccacttaaaattttatcattaatagaaacaactaaatgtttttcaataatttCGGTCTTAAAaatatgtcttcgatcacttaaaattaatttgtacatcgaaaacgaacgttcgatatcgacagatgtaattggagcatatttcagagcggataataaatctggcataatttgaaattcctcggaaaatgtgccattcaaaactttagcaacattagataaaaacgcaAAActttcattcttgtcgaaaacatatttcatttttttaaaaattaattgaccgttacttccagatgccgatttaattttcgtctttaaattatctattaattttactgactcacataaatttatctcttgtttttctaataaggtaattgtggtaactattaatttataattttcattGATatagcgagttcctgtttcaatttgggattttttaatattttttttgcttctcgaatggcttcggaaatatcatcatcaaattctgacaactaattctatttcattgcagtgttcaaagtaaaaaaaactgcttcaagccaggttccccaccttgtaattactggtttaggtggcaaagggacaccgggaagtctttctttatatatttgcaccctcaaagGAGCCtttataaaaacttttttcataaaatttataaaattatttaccaacggaaacagatttcttatttcttcagcaattctatttaccccgtgggctacacaagtgcaatgaattaaattaggataaaaaatcattaaattaacagcagcttttaacatatatgccgaagcatctgaaagcattaaaactattttattcactggtatagggttgggtaaaaagaggtttgttaaactatcttgtataaatcgacttattgttaaattgtttgtttttccaattctttaacggcaactaaataaggttttctcgcaaagttttcgttgaaaattccAATCactaaattagctatatacctgccgcatacatctgtcgtttcatccacgataatatacaaaaaattgccctctaactcccgcttaatttttgaaatacattccacataacatttttccacagtatgttttctcaatgtactctcgtccggtaaggatttattaagatacttttcgaaaaagcatttaaaactagggttattaactttacatagaggaatgttggatgcagtcattatctggcataaatcaaatttaaatgcgtcttcctccttttttttgaactgcttaaactatcccgcagagatatttggtctaacttagaggaatttaatttttccaaattacgtttatgaagtggggttccacaatgctggtcaataaagtacttttttctacttgaaatctgagaatttaaaaataataattagaattctaaaaccgctttagaatttggTTATGTTGTGAGacgagaaaaaataaaacttaccgatttgccgcatggtttacaaaatgctccttctagagaaagttccgaataaggtgcgatccatagccttaattcagatgtcatcttttcacacaaatgtctaaaacgttttaaaacgtgttctttgcttttcggtatacgcaacaaaactaaactaggatatagcaatgtgtgactaaactctgatacagtaaccgactgtacaactgataataaaataataaagcttagggatttccaaatagttaaccctcaagtctcgatcaggtacatttttctagaaatctgttatataaacaaaccattgatattttattattgacccaaaattttattatataatggttcagtaatagaataatatcatgggtagtaccatgaaattttaaaaaaggcacaaataggcggaatttacgaaaaaaggcaaaaagtgcaaaaaacaattgtaataggcaaaataggcaaaaaaaggcattttgcctataatccgagctatAATTATCAATTTTCGTACTAAAgaaagttagcttaaatcgacctattttaacttcAGGAATGTAAGGTTAACTTATGAcccattcgttaccaaacaccATGTATAATACTATTATTTGATTTGTATTTTCCCATGAATTATCTATTATTTTAATTATAGCACGGGATTATCATAAATGTTGTATCTAAAAATACTTGAGTTTTATTTTCCAAAAACAAAACTTATTCTACTCTGTGGTTCCACAGTAGAAGAATTGTCATttgagtgctagctcatttaaaatgttatttaattccctattcagtaatataaatattaacatgattaattatacagggtgtccaaaaaaattcttttaaattaaattaattgaaacaaaaagaagaatgtatgtaatttatttaattcaaatacattctactgctgtcagaaaacagaaataaatgtttattgaattaataaacattacttttcacttaaattcaatgttcaatctgccacccatctgcctcttttCAGATGGGTGGcagattttcttggaatccttcacacacaatgctcTTTATTAATATACTTTATACTTATTCATACTTATTCATTcagaaacggaaatactttagcggtgaatagaggtcacctaGCCGGTTCTAGGAATACTATATTTTTTGCCctgccgacttttataaccgagttacaggttgttttatcgattttgcccattttttcctaagccataattttagaaccaccctgtatatttttttgatatttggtacacatatgtctcattcaaaacacAAACGACCGACacactaaccataagaaaaatccaggtccggattaacaaaaaattataaagtaattatgaccttaaaaaaacaccctgtatattaaaattttcaaaatctgtttgcatatttgaaaagagcacaaaaaagtaagttgaATGGTTCGcctcaatttttcggccagacaattttatgactttaattttgaaataatattgattttttaagaattctgacattaaaaagcaggtattattagcTTTTAGTTATAAactattaaagttaatgaataaatacacattttaataataatcaatacttatttacctcATTGGAACGACCTAATTACTAATGACAAGTAAAATACATGGCCGGATTAAcgaaaaattataaagtaattggaaccttgaaacaacaccctgtatattgaaattttgaaaatgtgtCTACGCctttttaaaagagcataaaaactgtaattaaaggttcattttaattttttcgccgttgatttaattatatcaattttaaaattatattcaaattttaaagaactccgagattaaaaaccaggtatgtattattaacttttaatattttaatgtta encodes:
- the LOC126888453 gene encoding uncharacterized protein LOC126888453: MQVFSFISILLLFGMWSGFPQPNSVSATPLPVDWNTLQVAGCVGCFLPASTYAKFKPTPTTPRALVSATPPPIDWNTFQVTGCVGCFLPASTYATFKPISTTTKVYYFSDKIGWYV